The DNA sequence ACAACCAAAACCCGCAGGATAGAATCTGATCACCCTAAATGACATGACCATGCAAGTGCTCGTACTCAACCAAGATTACCAAGCCATCAGCATTTGTGAGCCCGAACGTGCGCTCGTGCTGGTATGGATGGACAAAGCCGAGATGGTGGCCGATGTGGCGGAGCGGAAGCTTCGGTCTGTCAGGACCGAATTCGCATTTCCTTCTGTGATCCGGCTGAGATCCTATGTACAACTTCCCTTTCGTAAGGTGTCCCTGACCCGAGAGAATATCTTTCGCCGAGATGGATACACTTGCGGCTATTGCGGAAGTACCAAGGATCTCACCTTGGACCACATCGTGCCCAAATCTCAGGGCGGGGGATTCACTTGGAAAAACCTCGTGACCGCCTGCAGACCTTGCAATGTCGAAAAGGGTGACCAGTCCTTGGAGGAATACGGTAAGTCATTGCGCCACAAGCCCTTCCGACCAAGTTTCATCATGTATATGAGCCAGTTCCACGGACAGGTGGATATCAACTGGAGACCATTTCTATATATGTCGTAGTGTCGCGTTCATGCGTTGGGGGGAGCAGCGCCCTGCTCCCCTATTTTTCACTCCGATCAGTTCCACCGCTAACCTCGATCTCATGGAATCTACATACTTCACCCCACGTCTTGTCCTCCAGCGGGTAGTACCTGCTGATGCGACCGATATATTCGAGGCTTATGCCCATGATCCTCGGGTAGCCAAGTACATGCGATGGAAACCTCACCAATCCGTTGCCGATTCCGAGGCGTTTGTCAAGATGCTGGAAAAGGAGAAAAAGCGGAAAGGAGGCCATCAAGCTTGGGCCATACGCCTTCGCGAAACCAGTCAACTCATTGGATTGGTAGGACTAGATGTCTTCCCACCCAAAGTACACCTCGGATATGTCCTCGGACATCCCTGGTGGGGAAATGGCTACGTTTCCGAAGCCGTCAAAACCATGATTGACGCAGCTTTCCAACTGCCAGCTGTCTTTCGGGTAGAAGGAATTTGCGAAGCCTCCCATGAGGCTTCCGGCAGAGTGATGACCAAAGGAGGGATGTCCTACGAAGGACTACTTCGCAGTCATACTGTACTGCCCAATATCTCCGAGGCGCCAAGCGACATGCGTATGTATGCCATTGTTCGTGATGACTGGGAAACCCTCAAAAAGGGTGATATGAAGGTATCCACGAACCCATCCCCTGCCCGATCTACCTGATTTCAGATGATTCAGCGATGGAAGATGATCAAAAAATTCGTAAATCATTTACAGTCAGGTAATCCAGGGGTAAGCCATCTTGTGTAGTATCTCAATCAGGTGATTGCACCTGTTGAGGCTGAAAGCGTATGGATGATCAGGTCCTAAAACCATGCCTGAAGCGATACAAACAGCTTTTTGGCACAAACGATCTCCACGATTAGTTCAGCCCAACTTGCGATGGATTGTTGAGAGGTACATGTTTCGGAATATCAGCTTTGTCATTTCAATACAGCCTATATGACTCACATCCCTGTTCCGCCATTCGCTCATGCCCATTCTGGAAATCAACGCTTTGACCAGTATCGAGCCTCACTCTTGATGCGCTCCCGCTACATGTCTAGACAATCGAAAATCTCCATGCGCCGACACGGAAATTGCCGAACGTCACGCTGGCTCCTTCGAAAAGCATAGCAATCAGTCGGTACGTCGATCTGAAAATAGCTGTTATTCCTTTGTTTTATGAAGGGAGCTTGAATTCGCGCCTCTCTGCGAACCGGTGGCTCCCATTAGGATGGTCTCCTGGCGATTTGCCTGGGGCCTCGAATGATTCCTTCATGGCAAAAATTAAGAAAAAGCACTTGCTCAGAATTGGGTTCGAACAAAGTGATTCGATCAAAGAAGCACTTCTAGCTGTCCAACACGAATCCTTGCAGCGGAAGGGACGAGAATCCATCCTGCAGACTTTGCAGGTAGTGCTTCAAGATCCAGAAGCCTTTTTGAACCATCAAATATTGGCACCAGTGGCCAAACAACTGGTGCCAGACGCACATACAGATAATCCCGATGCGCCTATTTTTCCGGAACTTAGAACGGAACCCGTTCCCACGCAGATCTATGGCGGACAGGGAATCGAACGTGGCGCAAGGGAGCAAATAGAAATCAGTGCCATGCTCCCCATTGCGAGAGCCACTGCATTGATGCCGGATGCCCACCAAGGATATGGATTGCCCATCGGCGGAGTACTTGCGACCGAAGGTGCCATCATTCCTTATGCAGTGGGCGTAGATATTGGATGTCGAATGAGCCTTTCGGTCTTTCCGATCAAAGCCAATCGACTGAATGGCAGTCATCATGCGTATGAGAATATGCTCAAAGCTCATACAACTTTTGGCGCGGGCAGAGGGCCTGCGGAGCCCATGCAAGCCGAAGTGTTGGAAGATCCGCTGTTCCGTGAAATTGCCATCGTCAAGCAACTTCATGGCAAGGCCATCAAACAGATTGGCTCCTCCGGATCTGGGAATCATTTCGTGGAATTTGGTGAAGTGGAAATCCTAGACCCAGACAACGAATGGGGGCTTCCGACGGGCACCTATGTAGGATTGTTGTCTCACTCAGGTTCACGAGGACTAGGGGCTGCAATCGCCCAGCACTACACCCAAATTGCGATGGACAAGACTCGTTTGCCCAAAAAGGCCAAGCAATTGGCATGGCTCGACCTAGCTTCTTCGGCTGGTGCAGAGTATTGGGAAGCCATGAATCTTGCAGGTAGATATGCTTCCGCATGTCACGACCATATTCATCGTAGGATCAGTCGTGATCTGGGAGAAAAGCCACTGTTCAAGGTGGAAAATCATCACAACTTTGCATGGAAAGAGCGCTTGGCGGATGGCACCGAGGTCCTGGTTCATCGAAAAGGCGCCACTCCAGCGGCAAAAGGTGAGTTGGGTATGATCCCAGGATCCATGACCGCTCCTGGCTTCATCGTCAGGGGGAAAGGCAATCCTCAATCCCTTGGGTCCGCTTCACATGGGGCAGGACGATTGATGTCGAGATCGCGAGCCAAGCAGTCGATCACCAAGCACCAGATGAGAAAGATCCTCAAAGAACACAGGGTCACCCTCATTGGAGGTGCAGTGGATGAAGCTCCGATTGCCTACAAGGATATCCATCAAGTCATGGCCGCACAGCGCGATCTGGTGGACGTAATCGGAATGTTTCAGCCGAGAATCGTCCGGA is a window from the Pontibacter sp. G13 genome containing:
- a CDS encoding HNH endonuclease translates to MQVLVLNQDYQAISICEPERALVLVWMDKAEMVADVAERKLRSVRTEFAFPSVIRLRSYVQLPFRKVSLTRENIFRRDGYTCGYCGSTKDLTLDHIVPKSQGGGFTWKNLVTACRPCNVEKGDQSLEEYGKSLRHKPFRPSFIMYMSQFHGQVDINWRPFLYMS
- a CDS encoding GNAT family N-acetyltransferase; amino-acid sequence: MESTYFTPRLVLQRVVPADATDIFEAYAHDPRVAKYMRWKPHQSVADSEAFVKMLEKEKKRKGGHQAWAIRLRETSQLIGLVGLDVFPPKVHLGYVLGHPWWGNGYVSEAVKTMIDAAFQLPAVFRVEGICEASHEASGRVMTKGGMSYEGLLRSHTVLPNISEAPSDMRMYAIVRDDWETLKKGDMKVSTNPSPARST
- a CDS encoding RtcB family protein produces the protein MAKIKKKHLLRIGFEQSDSIKEALLAVQHESLQRKGRESILQTLQVVLQDPEAFLNHQILAPVAKQLVPDAHTDNPDAPIFPELRTEPVPTQIYGGQGIERGAREQIEISAMLPIARATALMPDAHQGYGLPIGGVLATEGAIIPYAVGVDIGCRMSLSVFPIKANRLNGSHHAYENMLKAHTTFGAGRGPAEPMQAEVLEDPLFREIAIVKQLHGKAIKQIGSSGSGNHFVEFGEVEILDPDNEWGLPTGTYVGLLSHSGSRGLGAAIAQHYTQIAMDKTRLPKKAKQLAWLDLASSAGAEYWEAMNLAGRYASACHDHIHRRISRDLGEKPLFKVENHHNFAWKERLADGTEVLVHRKGATPAAKGELGMIPGSMTAPGFIVRGKGNPQSLGSASHGAGRLMSRSRAKQSITKHQMRKILKEHRVTLIGGAVDEAPIAYKDIHQVMAAQRDLVDVIGMFQPRIVRMATE